The sequence below is a genomic window from Shinella zoogloeoides.
GCCGGAGCGGGAAAACGAGATCGAGTACCTGAAATCCCTTCAGCTCGAGATTCACCAGGTCTTCATCGACATGGTGAAGGCGCGCCGGGGCACGAAGCTGGCGGACGACCCGGACCTGTTCTCCGGCCTGTTCTGGACCGGCAGCCGCGGCCGCGCGCTCGGCCTTGTCGACGGGCTTTCCGACATGCGATCGGAGCTGAAACGGCGCTACGGGCCGAAGACGCGGCTGGAGCTCGTCTCGGCGCCCAAGGGGCTGTTTGGTCGCAAGTCTCCCGGCGTCGGGGGGCTTTCCGGCGACATGGCGGAGCGTATAGGCTCTGCCGGCGTGGCGGCGGTGGCCGGCCTTGCGGAGGAAAAGGCGCTCTGGGGCCGTTTCGGGCTCTCCGGATAAGCGCCGGAGCAACAATAAAAGAACAAGGGGAGGGGCGATGGCCCAGATCATCTTTCTGCTTCTGATCGTCGGGCTTGCCTGGTTCGGCTATCGCAAGTTCGTGGCCGATGCCGAGCGGCTGAGCAAGCTGCGCAAGCGCTCCGACGAGGAGCGCCGCACGGGGGCGACCGGCACGCTCGTCAAGGATCCGGAGACCGGCGAATATCGCCTGCGCCGCGAGGACGAGTAGCGTTGCGGCACGTTTCGTGCCGCCGCGGGACTGCTCGAAAAAGCCCCGCCGTGCCGTCTCGGCACATTAACCACGCCCCGTAAGGTTAACGCCGTTTTTATTCGTTTGCACGCCGGGGGCCACGTTGCTCCCGCGCGCAGGAGAGCCGATCTGTGAGCCAAGGGCCGCATGCGGCGGCCGACGCGTCTGGAACGAACGGAGTAACCCCATGGCCTCGCTGAACCTCGATCGGATTCGCACCATCGTCGTGACGGGCGGTGCGGGCTTCGTCGGCTCGCATATCGTCGACGACCTTCTGGCGCACTGCCCGAATGCCCGCATCCGCGTGCTCGATGCCTTCACCTATGCTGCCGACATGTCCCATCTCGACGCCGCCTTCCGCACGGGCCGCGTGACGATCCAGGAAGGCGACATCGGCAATCTCGACCTCGTGACGGAGATGCTGAAGGACGCCGACCTCGTCGTGCATGCGGCGGGCGAAAGCCATGTCGAGCGCGCCTTCTCCGTGCCGGAACGGTTCACGGTGGCCAATGCGCTTGGCACGCAGGTGCTCGTCGAGGCGATGGGCCGCCGCCGCGTGCCGCTGATGATCCATGTCAGCTCGGCGGACGTCTACGGCGCGGGCACCGGCGACCCGTTCGGCGAACACACGCCGCTCCTGCCGGACAACCCCTACGGCGCCTCCAAGGCCGCCGCCGAAATGCTGATTGCCGGCCTCACCCGCTCCTTCGACCTCGATATCCGCGTGCTGCGGCCGGTCAACATCGTCGGCACGCGCCAGAACACCGAAAAGCTGCTGCCGCTCTTCCTGGAGCTTGCCGCCGTCGGCCGGCCGCTGCCGGTGCACGGCGACGGCACGCAGACCCGCGCCTTCGTCACCATGGCGGATTTCTGCGCGGCGGTTCGCGCGGTCATCACGCGCGGCGCCGAGAACGCCACCTACAACGTGGCCGGCAACGACGTGCACGACGTGCTCTCCGTCGCCCGCATGGTCCTCGATGCGGTGCAGGATCCGGTTTCCGGCGTCAGCTTCACCGGCGGCCGGCCGGGCAATGCCAGCCGTCCGCCGCTCGATACGACCGCGCTGCGGGCGCTCGGCTGGCAGGCGAGGGGCTCGCTCGCCCGCGAGCTGCCGATGCTTGCCGCCTGGTATGGCGCCCGCGTACCGGGCGGCGCGCGCCGCCGCCTCGCGCAGGTGCCGGACCTCGCGCCGCAGCGCGTGCAGGCCGTCACCCAGGCCGCCGGCTCCGGGCTCTTCCGCTCGCTCGAACGGCATTGAGTTTTTTCCTCGGGGTTTTTCGCGCTGGCTCTGAATGCGCGGCTTACCCCCCTCTGCCCTGCCGGGCATCTCCCCCTCAAGGGGGGAGATCGGCAAGCGGCAAGAACCTTGCTTCATCAGCAACGCTGGAGATGGGCGAAACAGTGCCCCATTCAATCTCCCCCCTTGAGGGGGAGATGCCCGGCAGGGCAGAGGGGGGTATGGCGCGGCACGCCCCCCAGGGAACGGTCCCATCCGCCTGAAACCCTTGACCCATCTGGCGCATCGTGGCACCAGTCCGCCAGCTTTTCAAAGAATGCCCGGACACCGAACCGATGACCTCTGCCGCCCTGCCTGACCATATGAACCCGACCCGCTCCTTCCAGGGGCTGATCCTGACGCTGCACGATTACTGGGCGGACAAGGGTTGCGCGGTTCTCCAGCCCTACGACATGGAAGTCGGCGCCGGCACGTTCCATCCGGCAACGACGCTGCGCGCGCTCGGGCCGCGCCCCTGGCGCGCCGCCTATGTGCAGCCCTCGCGCCGCCCGTCGGATGGCCGCTACGGCGAGAACCCCAACCGCCTCCAGCACTATTACCAGTACCAGGTCATCCTGAAACCGAACCCGTCGAACCTGCAGGAGCTCTATCTCGGCTCGCTCGCCGCCATCGGTCTCGATCCGCTGCTGCATGACGTGCGCTTCGTCGAGGACGACTGGGAAAGCCCGACGCTCGGCGCCTGGGGGCTCGGCTGGGAATGCTGGTGTGACGGCATGGAAGTCTCGCAGTTCACCTATTTCCAGCAGGTCTGCGGCATTGAATGCGCGCCCGTCGCCGGCGAGCTGACCTATGGCCTCGAACGCCTCGCCATGTACGTGCAGGGTGTCGACAACGTCTACGACCTCAACTTCAACGGCCGCGAGGGTGCGGAAAAAATCACCTATGGCGACGTCTTCCTGCAGGCCGAGCAGGAATATTCCCGCCATAATTTCGAATATGCCGACACCGCCATGCTGCATCGCCACTTCATCGATGCGGAGAAGGAGTGCCAGGCGCTGCTCGCCGCCGGTGCGCCGGGCGACAGCAACGTGCTGCACAAATGCGTGCTGCCGGCCTACGACCAGTGCATCAAGGCCTCCCACGTCTTCAACCTGCTCGACGCCCGCGGCGTGATCTCCGTGACCGAACGCCAGAGCTATATCCTGCGCGTGCGCGCGCTGGCCAAGGCCTGCGGCGAGGCCTTCCTGCTGACGGATGCCGGCGGGGCGAACTGGAACCGGGACGCGGCCTGACATGAACGGCGCGCCGGGCCTGATCGTTCACATCAACGGTTGGCCGGGCACGGGAAAGCTGACGATCGGCCGGCTCCTGGCCGATCGGCTCGGGGCAAGGCTCCTCGACAACCACACCATGATCAATCCGGCGGAGGCGCTGTTCTCCCGCCGCGATCCCTTGCACTATTCGCTGCGCAACGCGGTGCGGGATGCGGTTTTCGAGCATCTGCTGCGCGCGCCGCCCGGCGGACGGTATGTCTTCACCGATGCCCTTGCCGACGACGACTGGGACCGGGGCCAGTTCGACTGGTATCGCGACCTTGCCGCGCAGCGCGGCGCCCGCCTTGCGGCGGTCCTGCTCGACTGCGGGATCGACGAGAACCGCCGCCGGCTGGTGGCGGGCGAGCGCGCGCATCTCCTCAAGCTCACGGATGTCACGGTTCTGGAATCGCTGCGGGCCCGACACCGGCTGCTCCGCCCGCAGGCCGACATGCTGATCGAGCTGGATGTCACGACTATCACGGCGGAAGCGGCGGCGCAGGCGATTGCCGACCGCCTCGGCTGAAAAACCTCAAGCCAGCGTCGAAACCTTCACGCCGAGTTCCCAGACGGGCTTCAGCGTCGGCATGGCGCCGGTCGGAAGCTGGCCGGCATAGGTCTGGAGCGCCCGGCGCACGCCCGACGGACGGTCGACCGCGGCGCCCATCGTGTAGGCGAGGAAGAGGGCGGTGAAACCGAGGACGTTGATGGTGAGGACGAGGGCTTTCATGACCGTTGCTTCTGGGGTTCGTGTTGTTGGTGAAGCGACTATCGGGCAAAGGCCGCCGCGGCGCGGTTCCCGCGGTTACAGGCCGGCACGCATCTGATGTTCTTGATGAAATCGGCGCCTCTTCCCGCGAGGGGGCTTTCCAGCGGCGCGGCGGATGCTAAGTTCCGGGTGAACGCCAAGAAGGAGCGGAGAACGTCATGATCGGTCTGGCAATCGCGGCAGTGGTCGTCATCTATGCCATCGTCGTCTACAACGGCCTGGTGCGCGCACGGCAGACGAAGGAAGAGGCCTGGTCGGGCATCGACGTCCAGCTGAAGCGCCGCGCCGACCTCATCCCCAACCTCTTGGAGACAGTGAAGGGCTACGCCGCGCACGAGAAGGAGACGCTGGAAAAGGTCGTCGAGCTGCGCAACCGCGCGCAGGCTGTGCCCGGCGACGACATTGCCGGCCGCGCCCAGGCCGAGGGCATGCTGAGCCAGGCGCTCGGCCGCCTCTTCGCCCTTGCCGAGGCCTATCCGGACCTCAAGGCCAACCAGAACTTCGCCGACCTGCAGGAGACGCTGGAGACGATCGAGGGCGAGATCCAGATGTCGCGCCGCTATTACAACGGCGCGGCGCGCGACCTCAACGTCAAGGTCGAAAGCTTCCCGTCGAACCTCCTCGCCAGTCTCTTCAAATTCGTGAAGGCGCCCTATTTCGAAGTGGAGAACCCGGACGACCGGGCCGTGCCGACCGTCAAGTTCTGACCCGGAGTTGCCGATGATGCGGATTGCCGCCCTGCTGGTGCTGTGGCTCTGGCTTATCGCCGGGGGCGCGGCGCGGGCGGAAGAATATTTCGACCGCTACCATTCCGACATTGCGGTGGCGAAGAACGGCACGCTGACGGTGACGGAGACGATCCGCGTCCACGCCGAGGGCAACAATATCCGCCGCGGCATCTACCGCGATTTCCCGCTCACCTTCGCCGATGCCGAGGGGCGCGAGCGCGAGGTCGGCTTCAGGATCGTCGGTGTCGAGCGCGACGGGCGGCCGGAGCCCTATCGCACGGAAACGATACGCCGCGGCATCCGCATCTATTTCGGCTCGGCCGACGTGCTGCTCGATACCGGTTTCCACGATTATCGCCTGACCTACGAGACGACGCGGCAGATCCGCTTCTTCGATACGCATGACGAGCTGTTCTGGAACGTCACCGGCACGGAATGGGCCTTTCCCATCCGCCGGGCCAGCGCGACGGTGACGCTGCCGCAAGGCGTCGATGCGCAGGAGCTGACCTATTTCACCGGTCCCTTCGGCGCGAAGGACAGGAATGCGCGGGCGGAAAACCGCGGCAACCGGGCGACCTTCGAGACGACGCGGGCGCTCGGCCCGCACGAGGGCCTGACGATCGGCGTGAAGATGCCGGCCGGCAGCATCGACAAGCCGACCGTGGCGGAGGAGCGCGCGCTCTTCCTCAAGGACAACCGCAACCTCTTCCTCGCCTTCGGCGGGCTGGTCCTCGTCGTCGGCTACTATCTCTGGGCCTGGGTCTCCGTCGGCCGCGACCCGCCGCGCGGCGTGGTCGTGCCGCGCTGGGATGCGCCGGAGGGCATGTCGCCGGCGCTCGTCAACTATATCGACGAGAAGGGGTTCGGCGGGCAGGGCTGGACGGCGATCTCCGCCTCCTTCCTCAATCTCGCGGTCAAGGGCCTCGTGGAGTTGCAGGACCTCAAGACGTCGATCACCGTCACCCGCACGGACAAGCAGGCCGCGGCGGACCTGCCGACCGGCGAGAAGGTGCTGCTCGGCGCGCTCGGCTCCGCCGGGTCCAGCCTCGTCATCGAGAAATCGAACGGCAAGCGCGTGCAGACGCTCGGCCGCGATTTCCGCGATGCGATGGAAAAGGAACATCGCCGCAAGTACTACCTCGCCAACTGGCCGCAGGTGATCGGCGGCATCCTGCTTTCGCTTGCCTGCCTGGCAAGCCTCGTCCTCTTCGGCTCGCTGCCGGAGGAGGGCATCGTGCTCGTCATCCTGCCGGTCTTCGCCTCGGTCTTCGTGTCGATCTTCTCGGTGGCGCTCGGCCAGAATCTCAGGCGCGCGAAATCGCTCGGGGCGCGTATCCTCGCGGTGGCGATCATCGCTTTCGTCGGCTTCGTCTTCGTCAGCGTCTTCGGCAGCATCGCCGTCGCGCTCTTTGCCGCGAGCGCCGCCACCGGCCATCTGCCGCTCTTTGCCGCCATCGGCGGCATCGTCGTGGCCAATCTCGTCTTCTTCTTCCTGATGGGCGCGCCGACGCCGCTCGGCCGCAAGATGATGGACGGCATCGCGGGCCTGCGGCAATACCTGACGCTCGCCGAGAAGGACCGCATGAACATGGCCGGCGCGCCGGAAATGTCGCCCCGCCATTTCGAGACCCTGCTGCCCTATGCCGTGGCGCTCGGCGTGGAAAAGCCCTGGTCACAGACCTTCGACCGCTGGCTTCTGGCGGCGGCTGCGGCCGGCGCCGCCGCCTACCAGCCCGTCTGGTATCACGGCGACAGCTTCTCCTCCGGCAGCTTCTCCGATCGCGTGGGCGGCTTTGCCGGCTCTATGGCGGGCACGATGACATCCTCGCTGCCCGACCCGCCGAAAAGCTCGTCCTCGGGCTTCTCGTCCGGCAGCGGCGGCGGTTCGTCCGGCGGGGGAGGCGGCGGCGGCGGTGGTGGCGGCTGGTAGGAGTTGCGTTTCAAAGACCCCTCCCTAAATCCCTCCCCACAAGGGGGAGGGTTATCGCATATGAAGTGAAACCACTGCGGTGTGTTCCCTTCTCCCCTGCGGGGAGAAGGTGCCGGCAGGCGGATGAGGGGGATGCCGAAGGCAAAAGGACAACGTTTCCCGCCGCATCACCCCCTTGCATGTTCATTTTGCATTGATTGCTTGATGATCGATGCGCACTCCGGCGGATGGCCATCCGCCGGAGTGCGGACGGTCGGGACCGCGACCCCCTTGGCTTGAACCGGGGATGAGCTTGGTCCGGCCGTCCTTCGCGTTTGTCCTGAACAGATGATGGGGAGCAAGTCCCGCATGCAAGGCAAGGTATCGTCAAAACCAAACGCGGCACCAGTTTATGTCGGTGTCGATGTCTGTAAAGAGTGGCTCGACATTCATTTGCATCCGCTGGGCCGCGACCTCAGGCTCGCCAATGGCAAGGCCGGGCTGCAAGCGCTGAAGCGGCTACTGCGCGGGCTGCAGCCGGCCTCTATCGTGATGGAGGCGACGGGCAAGTTTCACCGACTGGCCCATCGCAGTCTGCATGAGAGCGGCTTTCCGGTCGCTATCGTCGATCCGTATCGCGCCCGCATGTTCGCCAGAGCCTGCGGCCACTTGGCCAAGACCGATCGGCTGGATGCCCGCTTTCTCGCCATTCTCTCGCAAATGCAGCAGCCAGCGCCCACCGCGCCTCCCGACAAGCTTCTGGAAACACTTGGCGAACTGATCAATGCGCGCTGCGCGGCCGCAGCCGATCTGGCGGCGCACAAGAACCGCCTGAAAGCGACGGATAGTGCTTTCCTGCGCCAGCAGCTCGGCAAGCTGGTCATAGCCTTGCAGCGGCATATCGAAAGCTTGGACAAGGAGATCGCCCAGCGCATCGCCGAGGATCCCGAGCTTTGCCGCAGAGTGGAAATCCTGACCTCCGTTCCCGGCGTCGGCGCCGTCACGGCTCATTGCCTGGTCATCGGCCTGAGCGAGTTGGGGCACTGCAATGCCAAGCAGGCGGCCATGCTGGCCGGCTTGGCGCCGATCGCCAACGACAGTGGCGCGCGCCAGGGGCAGCGCTCGATCAGTGGCGGCCGCAAGACGCCGCGCAACGCCCTCTACATGGCGGCGCTGTCGGCCTGCCGCTACAATCCGGATATGAAAACCTTCGCCACACGGCTGAAGGACAACGGAAAGCAGGCCAAGGTCGTTCTCACCGCCGTCATGCGAAAACTCGTCGTCCTCGCCAACACGCTTCTTACCCAAAATCGATGCTGGACGCCAAATCCACCTTGACCTTCAACACAGATGCTCATCCGACCCTTCGGGCCACCTTCTCCCCGCTGGGGAGAAGGGGAAAACCGCAACGCTCTACCATAGGCGACAACCTTCCCCTTGTGGGGGAGATGCCGGCAGGCAGAGAGGGCCTTAGAAATCCTGGTAGTTGAGCGGCGTGATCTCGACCATGCGGCGGGTGGGCGTGACCGTTGCCGCGCCCGCGACCGCAAGGCCCGCGCCGACCGAAGCGGAAACGCTGACGGGGAAGGAGGCGATGGTGCCGGAGGCGAGCGTGATCGCGCCCGTCGTCTGCACTGAGGCCCCGGTCGAGGCTGCCGCTTGCGCCGTGGCGGTCAGCGTGCCCGTTACGGGAATGGAGGCGGTAAGGATGTCGTCCACCGGCTCGAAGGGTTTTTCCGGCAGGAGGCTGCCGAACGCCCAGACCGCCTTCAACTGCGTCTTGGTCATCGACGCGACGTTGACGTCGATATCGTTCTCCGCGCCCTTCACCCGATAGGGGCAGCGCCGCTTGGAGCAGTTGACGGCGGCGGAGAACTGCCAGAGCGCGTAGTTGTCCCAGTTGCCCATCGGGAAGCTGCCCGTGATGCCCGGTTTGTAGCGGGCGTACCAGAGCGGCAGGCGCGACAGGATGCGGTACTTGTCGCGGTTGGCGGCGATATGCCGGGCGGTGGCGTGATTGGTGTAGAGCACCGGATAGCGGCCCGTGCGCGT
It includes:
- a CDS encoding nucleoside kinase encodes the protein MNGAPGLIVHINGWPGTGKLTIGRLLADRLGARLLDNHTMINPAEALFSRRDPLHYSLRNAVRDAVFEHLLRAPPGGRYVFTDALADDDWDRGQFDWYRDLAAQRGARLAAVLLDCGIDENRRRLVAGERAHLLKLTDVTVLESLRARHRLLRPQADMLIELDVTTITAEAAAQAIADRLG
- a CDS encoding glycine--tRNA ligase subunit alpha, with protein sequence MTSAALPDHMNPTRSFQGLILTLHDYWADKGCAVLQPYDMEVGAGTFHPATTLRALGPRPWRAAYVQPSRRPSDGRYGENPNRLQHYYQYQVILKPNPSNLQELYLGSLAAIGLDPLLHDVRFVEDDWESPTLGAWGLGWECWCDGMEVSQFTYFQQVCGIECAPVAGELTYGLERLAMYVQGVDNVYDLNFNGREGAEKITYGDVFLQAEQEYSRHNFEYADTAMLHRHFIDAEKECQALLAAGAPGDSNVLHKCVLPAYDQCIKASHVFNLLDARGVISVTERQSYILRVRALAKACGEAFLLTDAGGANWNRDAA
- a CDS encoding dTDP-glucose 4,6-dehydratase, whose protein sequence is MASLNLDRIRTIVVTGGAGFVGSHIVDDLLAHCPNARIRVLDAFTYAADMSHLDAAFRTGRVTIQEGDIGNLDLVTEMLKDADLVVHAAGESHVERAFSVPERFTVANALGTQVLVEAMGRRRVPLMIHVSSADVYGAGTGDPFGEHTPLLPDNPYGASKAAAEMLIAGLTRSFDLDIRVLRPVNIVGTRQNTEKLLPLFLELAAVGRPLPVHGDGTQTRAFVTMADFCAAVRAVITRGAENATYNVAGNDVHDVLSVARMVLDAVQDPVSGVSFTGGRPGNASRPPLDTTALRALGWQARGSLARELPMLAAWYGARVPGGARRRLAQVPDLAPQRVQAVTQAAGSGLFRSLERH
- a CDS encoding LemA family protein; translation: MIGLAIAAVVVIYAIVVYNGLVRARQTKEEAWSGIDVQLKRRADLIPNLLETVKGYAAHEKETLEKVVELRNRAQAVPGDDIAGRAQAEGMLSQALGRLFALAEAYPDLKANQNFADLQETLETIEGEIQMSRRYYNGAARDLNVKVESFPSNLLASLFKFVKAPYFEVENPDDRAVPTVKF
- a CDS encoding IS110 family transposase; amino-acid sequence: MQGKVSSKPNAAPVYVGVDVCKEWLDIHLHPLGRDLRLANGKAGLQALKRLLRGLQPASIVMEATGKFHRLAHRSLHESGFPVAIVDPYRARMFARACGHLAKTDRLDARFLAILSQMQQPAPTAPPDKLLETLGELINARCAAAADLAAHKNRLKATDSAFLRQQLGKLVIALQRHIESLDKEIAQRIAEDPELCRRVEILTSVPGVGAVTAHCLVIGLSELGHCNAKQAAMLAGLAPIANDSGARQGQRSISGGRKTPRNALYMAALSACRYNPDMKTFATRLKDNGKQAKVVLTAVMRKLVVLANTLLTQNRCWTPNPP
- a CDS encoding glycoside hydrolase family 25 protein, with the translated sequence MKPKQLSGLAALLLSTALPFCAGAADMEPWKKPENAIVIDAYELNEIDWSQMLSDKRIAGFISKASDGLPESYSCRGDHNGDTFAHCKTMWRKYAVSRELYETRRLLARAKGLLWGAYHLARPGNPVDQANHFLDYANPQDDEMMVLDIEGIDPENYMSLEDAQVFAGHIRTRTGRYPVLYTNHATARHIAANRDKYRILSRLPLWYARYKPGITGSFPMGNWDNYALWQFSAAVNCSKRRCPYRVKGAENDIDVNVASMTKTQLKAVWAFGSLLPEKPFEPVDDILTASIPVTGTLTATAQAAASTGASVQTTGAITLASGTIASFPVSVSASVGAGLAVAGAATVTPTRRMVEITPLNYQDF
- a CDS encoding DUF2207 domain-containing protein produces the protein MMRIAALLVLWLWLIAGGAARAEEYFDRYHSDIAVAKNGTLTVTETIRVHAEGNNIRRGIYRDFPLTFADAEGREREVGFRIVGVERDGRPEPYRTETIRRGIRIYFGSADVLLDTGFHDYRLTYETTRQIRFFDTHDELFWNVTGTEWAFPIRRASATVTLPQGVDAQELTYFTGPFGAKDRNARAENRGNRATFETTRALGPHEGLTIGVKMPAGSIDKPTVAEERALFLKDNRNLFLAFGGLVLVVGYYLWAWVSVGRDPPRGVVVPRWDAPEGMSPALVNYIDEKGFGGQGWTAISASFLNLAVKGLVELQDLKTSITVTRTDKQAAADLPTGEKVLLGALGSAGSSLVIEKSNGKRVQTLGRDFRDAMEKEHRRKYYLANWPQVIGGILLSLACLASLVLFGSLPEEGIVLVILPVFASVFVSIFSVALGQNLRRAKSLGARILAVAIIAFVGFVFVSVFGSIAVALFAASAATGHLPLFAAIGGIVVANLVFFFLMGAPTPLGRKMMDGIAGLRQYLTLAEKDRMNMAGAPEMSPRHFETLLPYAVALGVEKPWSQTFDRWLLAAAAAGAAAYQPVWYHGDSFSSGSFSDRVGGFAGSMAGTMTSSLPDPPKSSSSGFSSGSGGGSSGGGGGGGGGGGW